GACACGTGGATTACGGGCGACGAACTGCTCGACCGCGTGGAAAACGACCTCCGCCATCGCGTCGCCACCCGTGACGTGTTCGCCGTCGTCGAGCGCGACAGCATCGAGGGCGAACCGGTCGTCCTCGCGTACTCCGACGAGGGGTACGCCGTCGTCTACGGCGACGGCACCGTCGAAGGCCGCGGCACCGTCCTGCGGGACGTGAAGCCGACGGTCGCGCTCTGTTCGATGGACGACTACGACGTGCCGAACGCGCCCGAACACGCGGGGCTCCCCGACCCGCAGGAGGTCCCCGACGGGAGCAGCGGCATCGGCGCGACGCTCCTCCAGTACGTCGGCCTCGCGCAGATTGTCGCCGGCGTCCTGCTGTTCCTGTCGCCGTTCACGTACGACCCGCTCGTGCGGACGTGCCCGCAGGTCGCCGGGTCGACCGCGCGCAGTTGCACGGTGGCCGGGACGACGCTGCAACTCCACCCGCTCGGCAACTCCGCGGTCATCGCGGCCGTCGCCGGGCTCGGGTTCGCGCTGTTCGGCGTTTTCATGCTGTTGATCGTCGCGAACGCCCGTCTCTCGGACCGTTTCCGGTCCGAGGAGTTCCGGGAGCGACTGCGAGCAGCGGGCCTCGGCGACGGCGAACGACCCGAGTTCGTCCCCGAGACCGACGGCGAAGAGTAACCCCGCGAAACGCCGCACAACGGCACGTAGAACCCGAATACGTGAGGTATCTCGCCGCGCTCCCATCGGTGGGTTTATGCGGGAGCCATCCTGATTCCTGAATGTATGAAGAGGCGGGACTTTCTGAAGATTGCGACCGGTTCGGCCGGCGGTGCCGCGGCCATCGGAGCGGCCGGTGCGCAGTCGTCGACGTCCGCGTCCGCCGCCCTGCAGGAGGAAGGTAACAACACGACCACCACCTCCGGCAACGGCACGACGGGCAACGAGACGACTACCTCCGGTGGCGGCGGTGGCGGCACAGCCCAGACGAAGACCGTCGAAGTCGGTCCGAACGGTCAGAACGTGTTCGCCCCGGAGACGGTGTACGTGAAGCCGGGCGACACCGTCAAGTGGGTCTGGAAGGGCTCGGTCGGGCACAACGTCCACGCGCAAAGCGTTCCCGAGGGCGCCGACTGGGACGTCCAGACGGAAATCACGTCTGCACCCTTCGAGTACGAGTACACGTTCGACGGGCCGACCGGCGAGTACAACTACGTCTGTGACCCGCACGCCAGCGTCGGCATGGAGGGCACCGTCGTCGTCAACGAGACCGGGCAGGCGCCCGGTGGCGAGGGCGGCGAAGCGGAACTCCACCCCCACGAGATGGGCGTGCCGTTCCAGGCGCACTTCGTGGGCATCGCGACCATCCTCATGATGATCGTGACGCTCGTGTACTCGTTCTTCGTCCTGAAGTACGGCGAATCACAGCACGCTAGCGCCCCCAACAAGGAATAAATGTCCTCGAAAGGTTCCAACTACGGCGACATCCACCGGTACGAGCCAGCGCGCGAGAGCACGGCAGCGACGATTGCAATCGTCCTGCTGACGCTCATCGAAGTCGTGTTGGTCGCACTGTTCGCGTGGGGGCTCATCTCGGGCCTCGGCACGGACCCAGTCGGGAACATGTACCTCGGGTTCCTGCTGGCGGCCATCTTCATCGACCTCTCGTTCATCCTGTTGCTGTACCGGAAGGAGTTCCTGCCGGACGTGATGATCGTCAAGAAGCGCCGCCGGAAGTGGGAGGACCTCTACGTCCGCGAGGACGAGGTTGACGGCGTCGACACGTTCGGTGACACGGTCGAACAGTTCAAGAAAGCAGTCTACCCCTACTACAAGAAGTAACCAATGAGTGACAAGTACCCAGAAGATTCGGGGCGCCGTCGCTTCGTGAAAGGCGTCGTCGGCAGTGCCGCTATGGCCGGCGTCGGTGCCGGCGGCGTCGCCGCCGTCGACAC
The nucleotide sequence above comes from Halobacterium litoreum. Encoded proteins:
- a CDS encoding DUF7319 domain-containing protein, giving the protein MTDSSAGEGESPAPDEGAAPDDLAERVDEEYDFEEFGPREMSEMSVEEWEAAFDPDTWITGDELLDRVENDLRHRVATRDVFAVVERDSIEGEPVVLAYSDEGYAVVYGDGTVEGRGTVLRDVKPTVALCSMDDYDVPNAPEHAGLPDPQEVPDGSSGIGATLLQYVGLAQIVAGVLLFLSPFTYDPLVRTCPQVAGSTARSCTVAGTTLQLHPLGNSAVIAAVAGLGFALFGVFMLLIVANARLSDRFRSEEFRERLRAAGLGDGERPEFVPETDGEE
- a CDS encoding plastocyanin/azurin family copper-binding protein, producing the protein MKRRDFLKIATGSAGGAAAIGAAGAQSSTSASAALQEEGNNTTTTSGNGTTGNETTTSGGGGGGTAQTKTVEVGPNGQNVFAPETVYVKPGDTVKWVWKGSVGHNVHAQSVPEGADWDVQTEITSAPFEYEYTFDGPTGEYNYVCDPHASVGMEGTVVVNETGQAPGGEGGEAELHPHEMGVPFQAHFVGIATILMMIVTLVYSFFVLKYGESQHASAPNKE
- a CDS encoding DUF7318 family protein; amino-acid sequence: MSSKGSNYGDIHRYEPARESTAATIAIVLLTLIEVVLVALFAWGLISGLGTDPVGNMYLGFLLAAIFIDLSFILLLYRKEFLPDVMIVKKRRRKWEDLYVREDEVDGVDTFGDTVEQFKKAVYPYYKK